A genomic window from Klebsiella quasipneumoniae subsp. quasipneumoniae includes:
- the nudI gene encoding nucleoside triphosphatase NudI, which translates to MRQRTIVCPLIQNDGHYLLCKMAADRGVFPGQWALSGGGVEPGESIEEALRREVREELGEKLQLTRITPWSFRDDTRVKTYPDGRQETIYMIYLIFDCVSANRDVTINEEFDDYAWVKADELKNYDLNAATRLTLSMKGLL; encoded by the coding sequence ATGCGTCAAAGGACGATTGTTTGCCCGCTAATCCAAAATGATGGCCATTACCTGTTGTGCAAGATGGCTGCTGACCGCGGCGTTTTTCCCGGACAATGGGCCTTGTCCGGCGGCGGCGTGGAGCCGGGGGAAAGTATTGAAGAGGCGCTGCGACGCGAAGTCCGCGAGGAGCTTGGCGAAAAACTGCAGTTGACCCGTATCACGCCATGGAGCTTCCGCGACGATACCCGCGTGAAAACCTATCCCGACGGGCGCCAGGAAACGATCTATATGATCTATCTAATCTTCGACTGCGTTAGCGCCAATCGCGACGTAACGATCAACGAGGAGTTTGACGATTACGCCTGGGTGAAAGCGGATGAGCTTAAAAACTACGATCTCAATGCCGCCACCCGCCTCACCCTGAGCATGAAGGGGCTACTCTGA
- a CDS encoding Rpn family recombination-promoting nuclease/putative transposase, which yields MERTTHSPHDAVFKHLLSHRATARDFLDIHLPEHLRELCNLQTLQLESGSFIDEDLRASHSDILYSLQTQAGDGYIYLLIEHQSSADRHMAFRLMRYAIAAMQRHLDKGHTQLPLVIPLLFYHGQVSPWPYPMCWLEGFAHPQTARQVYNQDFHLIDITVLPDDTIMQHRRVAMLELLQKHIRQRDMMELQEQLASLLALGYTSRRQLRTLLHYLLQAGNAADPVAFLRNLAQNVPRRLHKETLMNIAQFLEQRGHQQGLEQGLQQGLEQGEQLAAQRIAQAMLENGLDLALVAKLTGLAPERLALLAH from the coding sequence ATGGAAAGGACCACCCATTCCCCACATGACGCCGTGTTTAAACACCTACTGTCGCATCGGGCGACGGCGCGGGATTTTCTGGACATTCACCTTCCTGAACATTTGCGAGAATTATGCAATCTGCAAACGTTGCAGTTGGAGTCCGGAAGTTTTATCGATGAAGACCTGCGCGCCAGCCATTCCGATATTCTTTACTCGCTGCAAACCCAGGCGGGGGACGGATATATCTATCTGCTTATCGAACATCAAAGCTCTGCGGACCGTCATATGGCATTTCGCCTGATGCGTTATGCGATAGCAGCGATGCAGCGCCATCTGGATAAAGGACATACGCAACTGCCATTGGTGATCCCGCTGCTTTTTTATCATGGGCAAGTCTCGCCCTGGCCGTATCCCATGTGCTGGCTGGAAGGATTTGCTCATCCGCAAACCGCGCGGCAAGTATACAATCAGGATTTTCACTTAATCGATATCACGGTGCTTCCTGACGATACAATAATGCAGCACCGACGGGTCGCGATGCTTGAGTTGCTGCAAAAGCATATCCGGCAACGCGATATGATGGAACTGCAGGAGCAACTAGCCAGCCTGTTGGCGCTGGGATACACTAGCCGCAGACAGCTCAGGACGCTGCTTCACTATTTATTACAGGCAGGAAATGCCGCCGATCCGGTCGCCTTTTTACGTAATCTTGCGCAAAATGTCCCCAGACGGCTGCATAAGGAGACGCTAATGAACATTGCCCAGTTTCTGGAACAACGCGGCCATCAGCAGGGCCTTGAGCAGGGCCTGCAGCAAGGTCTTGAACAGGGAGAACAATTGGCTGCGCAACGTATTGCCCAGGCGATGCTGGAAAACGGGCTTGATCTGGCGCTGGTGGCGAAGCTGACGGGGCTTGCGCCGGAGCGCCTGGCCTTGCTCGCCCATTAA
- a CDS encoding YfaZ family outer membrane protein yields the protein MKKSIFMALAGVMLVSSAAHAISVTGEAGEHYTNLGVGFGTESTGLAVSGNWLHSDNDGDAAGLGLGLNIPLGPFLATVGGKGVYTNPKQGDEGYAAAVGGGLQWKIGDSFRLYGDYYYSPDSLSSGIDSYQEANVGASWTIMRPLSIQAGYRYLNLAGKDGNRDNTIADGPYIGASASF from the coding sequence ATGAAAAAAAGCATTTTTATGGCGCTGGCTGGCGTCATGCTGGTCTCTTCGGCGGCCCATGCGATCAGCGTTACCGGCGAAGCAGGCGAGCATTACACCAACCTTGGGGTCGGCTTCGGCACCGAGTCCACCGGTCTGGCTGTTTCGGGTAACTGGCTGCACAGCGATAACGACGGCGACGCCGCGGGTTTAGGCCTGGGCCTGAATATTCCGCTGGGGCCGTTCCTGGCGACCGTGGGCGGTAAAGGGGTATACACCAACCCGAAACAGGGTGATGAAGGTTATGCGGCCGCGGTCGGCGGCGGCCTGCAGTGGAAAATCGGCGACAGCTTCCGTCTGTATGGCGACTACTACTACTCTCCAGATTCCCTCTCCAGCGGCATTGACAGCTATCAGGAAGCCAACGTCGGCGCCAGCTGGACCATTATGCGTCCGCTCAGCATCCAGGCAGGCTATCGCTATCTGAACCTGGCGGGCAAAGATGGCAACCGCGATAACACCATCGCCGACGGCCCGTACATCGGCGCCAGCGCCAGCTTCTAA
- a CDS encoding nicotinamide mononucleotide deamidase-related protein YfaY yields the protein MLNVEMLSTGDEVLHGQIVDTNAAWLADFFFNQGLPLTRRNTVGDDLDALVAILRERSEQADVLIVNGGLGPTSDDLSALAAATAKGEGLILHPEWLETMTRFFAERGRPMAESNRKQAEIPASAEMINNPVGTACGFAIQLNRCLMFFTPGVPSEFKVMVEQEILPRLRQRFTLPEPPVCLRLTTFGRSESELAQNLNPLTLPPGVVMGYRSSMPIIELKLTGPAEQRDAMLALWPEVRKVAGDSLIFEGTEGLPAQIARCLQERQLSLTLSEQFTGGLLALQLSRAGAPLLASEVVPAQEETLAQAARWAAERRINHFAGLALAVSGQENDHLNVALATPDGTFALRVKFSVTRHSLAVRQEVCAMMALNLLRRWLNGQPLASEHGWINVVDSLSM from the coding sequence ATGTTGAATGTGGAAATGCTGTCCACTGGCGATGAAGTGTTGCATGGTCAAATCGTTGACACCAATGCAGCATGGCTGGCGGATTTCTTTTTTAATCAGGGTTTACCATTAACGCGCCGTAATACCGTCGGCGACGATCTCGATGCGCTGGTGGCGATTCTTCGCGAACGCAGCGAACAGGCGGATGTGCTGATCGTCAATGGCGGCCTCGGCCCAACCAGCGACGACCTGAGCGCGCTGGCCGCGGCCACCGCGAAAGGCGAAGGACTTATTTTGCATCCGGAGTGGCTGGAAACCATGACCCGCTTCTTTGCTGAACGCGGGCGGCCGATGGCGGAAAGCAACCGTAAGCAGGCGGAAATCCCCGCCAGCGCCGAGATGATCAATAACCCGGTGGGCACGGCCTGCGGCTTTGCCATCCAGCTCAATCGCTGCCTGATGTTTTTCACCCCCGGCGTTCCCTCTGAATTCAAAGTGATGGTCGAGCAGGAGATTTTACCGCGCCTGCGCCAGCGCTTTACGCTGCCGGAACCGCCGGTATGCCTGCGGCTGACCACTTTTGGCCGCTCGGAAAGCGAGCTGGCGCAAAACCTCAATCCGCTGACGTTACCGCCTGGCGTAGTAATGGGCTACCGCTCGTCGATGCCGATCATTGAGCTGAAGCTGACCGGACCGGCTGAGCAGCGTGACGCCATGCTGGCCCTGTGGCCGGAAGTGCGTAAAGTGGCTGGCGACAGCCTGATTTTCGAAGGCACTGAAGGGTTACCGGCGCAGATTGCACGCTGCCTGCAGGAGCGGCAGCTGAGCCTGACGCTCAGCGAGCAGTTTACCGGCGGTCTGCTGGCGCTCCAGCTGTCCCGCGCCGGCGCGCCGCTGCTGGCCAGCGAAGTGGTCCCGGCGCAGGAGGAGACGCTGGCGCAGGCGGCCCGCTGGGCGGCCGAGCGGCGCATTAACCATTTTGCCGGCCTGGCCCTGGCGGTGAGCGGCCAGGAAAACGATCATCTTAACGTGGCCCTGGCCACCCCCGACGGCACCTTCGCGCTGCGGGTGAAGTTTAGCGTCACCCGCCACAGCCTGGCGGTACGCCAGGAAGTCTGCGCCATGATGGCATTAAACCTGCTGCGTCGCTGGCTGAATGGCCAACCGCTGGCCAGTGAACATGGCTGGATTAACGTGGTGGATTCCCTCTCAATGTAA
- a CDS encoding IclR family transcriptional regulator, which yields MLESTKVPALTRAIEILNLIGRIGPCSAATIIAELGIPKSTVYLLLGELKKQRFISMDNQDNYCLWTKLVELAGQALSKMDLRELARPRLTRLMDECGLLCHLGIIDHGNAYYILKIESPATISVRSHEGKSLSLYRSGIGKCLLAWQPAGVQASIIDDLQWERATPTTISNAQQLREELGRIRARGWSFDNGEDYPDVRCVAAPVFNANNDLTAAISVVGTRLQINEDNRDYLAGKAIACAKDISRLLGWKSPFEQLASS from the coding sequence ATGTTGGAATCAACGAAAGTCCCGGCGCTGACCCGCGCGATTGAGATCCTCAATTTAATTGGCCGCATCGGACCCTGCAGCGCGGCGACGATAATAGCGGAGCTGGGGATCCCGAAAAGCACGGTTTATCTGCTGCTGGGCGAGCTGAAAAAGCAGCGCTTCATCAGTATGGATAATCAGGATAACTACTGCCTGTGGACCAAACTGGTGGAGCTGGCCGGGCAGGCGCTAAGCAAAATGGACCTGCGCGAGCTGGCGCGGCCGCGCCTGACTCGCCTGATGGATGAGTGCGGCCTGCTCTGCCATTTGGGCATTATCGATCACGGTAACGCCTACTACATTCTGAAAATTGAATCACCCGCCACCATTAGCGTGCGTTCGCACGAAGGAAAGAGCCTGTCGCTTTACCGCTCCGGGATCGGCAAATGTTTGCTGGCCTGGCAGCCCGCCGGGGTTCAGGCATCGATTATCGATGATCTGCAGTGGGAGCGGGCTACGCCAACGACCATCAGCAATGCTCAACAGCTGCGGGAGGAGCTGGGGCGGATCCGCGCCCGGGGCTGGAGCTTTGATAATGGCGAGGACTATCCGGACGTGCGCTGCGTGGCCGCCCCGGTTTTTAACGCCAATAACGACCTGACCGCCGCCATCTCGGTGGTGGGTACCCGTCTGCAAATCAATGAAGACAATCGCGATTACCTTGCCGGTAAGGCGATTGCCTGCGCGAAAGATATTTCACGACTGCTGGGGTGGAAAAGCCCCTTTGAACAACTCGCCTCATCATAA
- the rhmD gene encoding L-rhamnonate dehydratase produces MTLPKIKHVRAWFTGGATAEQGAGGGDYHDQGANHWIDDHIATPMSKYKQYEQSRQSFGINVLGTLIVEVEADNGQTGFAVSTAGEMGCFIVEKHLNRFIEGKCVSDIKLIHDQMLNATLYYAGSGGLVMNTISCVDLALWDLFGKVVGLPVYKLLGGAVRDEIQFYATGARPDLAQAMGFIGGKMPTHWGPHDGDAGIRKDVAMVADMREKCGPDFWLMLDCWMSQDVNYATKLAHACAPYNLKWIEECLPPQQYEGYRELKRQAPAGMMVTSGEHHGTLQSFRTLSETGIDIMQPDVGWCGGLTTLVEIAAIAKARGQLVVPHGSSVYSHHAVITFTNTPFSEFLMTSPDCATLRPQFDPILLGEPVPERGRIHKSVLDKPGFGVELNRDCNLKRPYQH; encoded by the coding sequence ATGACCCTACCGAAAATTAAACACGTCCGCGCCTGGTTTACCGGCGGCGCCACCGCAGAGCAGGGCGCCGGCGGCGGCGATTACCACGATCAGGGGGCTAACCACTGGATTGACGATCATATCGCCACCCCGATGAGCAAATACAAACAGTATGAGCAGTCCCGCCAGTCGTTTGGCATCAACGTGCTGGGCACGCTGATTGTGGAAGTGGAAGCCGACAACGGGCAGACCGGCTTTGCCGTGTCGACGGCCGGAGAGATGGGCTGCTTTATCGTGGAAAAACATCTCAACCGCTTTATCGAAGGCAAATGCGTCAGCGATATCAAACTGATCCACGACCAGATGCTCAACGCCACCCTTTACTACGCAGGATCCGGCGGTCTGGTGATGAACACTATCTCCTGTGTCGACCTCGCGCTGTGGGATCTGTTCGGGAAAGTGGTTGGCCTGCCGGTCTACAAACTGCTGGGCGGAGCGGTGCGTGACGAAATCCAGTTCTATGCCACCGGCGCTCGTCCGGATCTGGCGCAGGCGATGGGCTTTATCGGCGGCAAAATGCCCACCCACTGGGGGCCGCACGATGGCGACGCCGGGATCCGCAAAGACGTCGCCATGGTGGCGGACATGCGCGAAAAATGCGGCCCGGATTTCTGGTTAATGTTGGACTGCTGGATGAGCCAGGACGTTAACTATGCCACCAAACTTGCCCATGCCTGCGCCCCTTACAACCTCAAGTGGATCGAGGAGTGCCTGCCGCCGCAGCAGTATGAAGGTTATCGCGAGCTGAAGCGCCAGGCGCCGGCCGGGATGATGGTGACCAGCGGTGAGCACCACGGCACCCTGCAGTCCTTCCGCACCCTGTCGGAGACCGGAATCGATATTATGCAGCCCGACGTCGGCTGGTGCGGCGGCTTAACCACGCTGGTGGAGATAGCGGCTATTGCTAAAGCGCGCGGGCAGCTGGTGGTGCCGCACGGCTCGTCGGTTTACTCACATCATGCGGTGATCACTTTCACCAACACGCCGTTCAGCGAGTTTCTGATGACCAGTCCTGACTGCGCTACGCTGCGTCCGCAGTTCGACCCGATCCTGCTCGGCGAGCCGGTGCCGGAGAGGGGGCGCATTCATAAATCGGTACTGGATAAACCCGGCTTTGGCGTCGAGCTCAATCGCGACTGCAACCTGAAACGTCCTTATCAACACTGA